One genomic segment of Halobacteriovorax sp. DA5 includes these proteins:
- a CDS encoding DUF4416 family protein — MSDLKPATRALAFFSVLYQEDKIGPSEIINLLGPQYSDPILFTHDFFPMKDYYSKEMGQNLKRCFFFYPELIERTKLVELKKYCDALEKQYLLDSARTFNIDPGLICLDQVLLSSGKPYSHRIYLGEGVFAELTYQFQGKTYQSLSWTYPDYQHQEIISKFNWFRSFLLVL, encoded by the coding sequence GTGAGCGATTTAAAACCGGCCACTCGTGCCCTCGCTTTCTTCAGTGTTCTTTATCAAGAAGACAAGATTGGTCCAAGTGAAATCATTAATTTACTTGGGCCACAGTACTCTGATCCAATACTATTCACACACGATTTTTTTCCAATGAAAGACTATTACAGCAAAGAAATGGGGCAGAATCTCAAAAGATGCTTTTTCTTCTATCCTGAGCTTATTGAGAGAACTAAATTAGTTGAACTCAAAAAATATTGTGATGCACTTGAAAAGCAATATCTCTTGGATAGCGCTAGGACTTTTAATATTGATCCAGGGCTCATCTGCTTGGATCAGGTCCTACTTTCGAGTGGCAAGCCTTACTCTCATCGTATCTATTTAGGAGAAGGAGTTTTTGCTGAATTGACCTATCAATTTCAAGGTAAAACTTACCAAAGTCTTTCTTGGACATACCCCGACTATCAGCACCAAGAGATCATTTCAAAGTTCAATTGGTTTCGCTCATTTTTATTGGTACTTTAA
- a CDS encoding thioredoxin domain-containing protein: MTDIGFNRLKDESSTYLKQHKDNPVHWFPWGPEALARATEENKPIFLSIGYSSCHWCHVMAEESFCDEETAKYLNENFINIKVDREEHPDIDNYYQQACQLFTNGGGWPLSAFLLPNLRPFFVGTYFPKEAKAKATPFMEVLTELVRAYKEDNATVTENANKAFDAIEKGFISPENVDFQGHFPHPNSVLDVLDKFKDQENGGFGEAPKFPQLAFYEWAIEQMLEGVVKKEHGEHIIKSIERMLMGGVYDQVRGGLHRYSTDNKWTVPHFEKMLYDQAGLLKLLAKTSMLYPSPLVFDGIFNTLEYLKTEMLNEEENFFFSAQDADSEGVEGLYFTYTEQEFEDALGRFDTEDESLTKNLDKLKEWFGVTQKGNFDSGLNVLTINHDKAKDIFTTESWELIRNAKKALLNERKLRIPPMTDNKGIASWNFHMITALSDVMQYTQVPAIRNAASMLFNRVVEGTYKKFLETTPNGMRLRHTTTRPVGASLLEDYVLFAEAQLRIYELSGNPVFKANLKDTLGFILKEFLVDGRLKTRALRDNDAELYPNQNYTSFDQSFKSPVSTLIKLVRRASVLFGDIDMLEEIKPLMENTTQDVLKNPAGSGEGLRALSYPANAYKVIKCPKEWLQNQEFAGFICYFLPRFVFDFQEDKGQRWEICGANECEMTGEGLDNFIETLKPNHVQGEVNE, encoded by the coding sequence ATGACAGATATTGGATTTAACCGATTAAAAGATGAATCATCAACATACCTAAAACAACACAAAGACAATCCAGTTCACTGGTTCCCATGGGGTCCGGAGGCTCTTGCACGTGCAACTGAAGAAAATAAACCGATCTTTCTATCAATTGGATACAGCTCTTGTCACTGGTGTCACGTAATGGCCGAAGAATCATTTTGTGATGAAGAAACAGCAAAGTATCTAAATGAAAACTTTATCAATATCAAAGTTGATAGAGAGGAGCACCCAGATATTGATAATTACTATCAGCAAGCCTGCCAATTATTCACTAATGGTGGTGGCTGGCCTCTTAGTGCCTTCCTACTTCCAAACCTAAGGCCATTTTTTGTTGGAACGTATTTTCCAAAAGAGGCCAAAGCTAAAGCAACTCCATTTATGGAAGTTTTAACTGAACTAGTGAGAGCATATAAAGAAGATAATGCTACCGTTACTGAAAATGCGAACAAAGCATTTGATGCAATTGAGAAAGGCTTTATCTCACCAGAAAATGTTGACTTCCAGGGACACTTTCCACATCCAAACTCAGTTCTTGATGTTCTAGACAAATTCAAAGATCAGGAAAACGGTGGCTTTGGTGAAGCACCTAAGTTTCCACAATTAGCTTTCTATGAGTGGGCCATCGAACAAATGCTTGAAGGTGTTGTAAAAAAAGAACATGGTGAACACATTATTAAGTCAATTGAAAGAATGTTAATGGGTGGTGTTTACGATCAAGTACGTGGTGGACTACACCGTTACAGTACAGATAATAAGTGGACTGTGCCACACTTTGAGAAAATGCTTTATGATCAAGCTGGTCTCCTAAAGCTTCTTGCAAAGACAAGTATGCTCTACCCATCACCTTTAGTATTTGATGGAATTTTTAATACACTTGAATACCTAAAAACAGAAATGCTTAATGAAGAAGAAAACTTTTTCTTCTCTGCTCAAGATGCAGATAGTGAAGGTGTTGAAGGTCTATACTTCACATATACTGAGCAAGAGTTTGAAGATGCTCTAGGGCGCTTTGATACTGAAGATGAGTCATTAACAAAGAATCTAGACAAGCTAAAAGAATGGTTTGGAGTTACACAAAAAGGTAATTTTGATTCTGGGCTTAATGTTCTTACGATTAATCATGATAAGGCGAAAGATATTTTCACAACTGAGTCTTGGGAGCTCATTAGAAATGCTAAAAAAGCACTTCTTAATGAAAGAAAGCTTCGTATTCCACCAATGACTGATAATAAAGGGATAGCAAGTTGGAATTTCCACATGATCACTGCCCTATCAGATGTTATGCAATACACTCAGGTTCCAGCAATTAGAAATGCAGCTAGTATGTTATTTAACCGTGTTGTCGAAGGAACATATAAGAAGTTTCTAGAGACGACTCCAAATGGAATGCGTCTTCGTCACACAACAACTCGTCCAGTTGGTGCATCTCTTCTTGAAGACTATGTTCTTTTTGCAGAAGCACAACTTAGAATATACGAGCTAAGTGGAAACCCTGTCTTTAAAGCAAACCTAAAAGACACGTTAGGCTTTATCTTAAAAGAATTCTTAGTAGACGGCCGTCTTAAAACACGTGCTCTAAGAGATAACGATGCGGAACTTTATCCAAATCAAAACTACACAAGCTTTGACCAGTCATTCAAGTCACCTGTTTCAACTCTTATTAAATTAGTAAGACGTGCAAGTGTTTTATTTGGTGACATTGATATGCTTGAAGAAATCAAGCCTCTAATGGAAAACACGACTCAAGATGTTCTAAAAAATCCTGCGGGATCTGGTGAAGGTCTAAGAGCACTCAGCTATCCAGCAAATGCTTACAAAGTGATCAAGTGCCCAAAAGAATGGCTTCAAAACCAAGAGTTCGCTGGCTTTATTTGCTACTTCCTTCCAAGGTTTGTTTTTGACTTCCAAGAAGACAAGGGACAAAGATGGGAAATCTGTGGTGCAAACGAATGCGAAATGACTGGAGAAGGTTTAGATAATTTCATTGAGACTTTAAAACCAAATCACGTACAAGGCGAAGTTAATGAGTAA
- a CDS encoding MAPEG family protein: MEMEIFFRYCGVLGLLYVGVTLNVIRNRWKHRVGLGHGKVSDMNKAIRIHGNFSEYIPFILLLTYFAIEKQMISMTGIHVLLSALIISRVSHFIGLTKSAGTSFYRFFGTSVILIALIGISIILLR, from the coding sequence ATGGAAATGGAAATCTTTTTTCGCTATTGTGGTGTTCTAGGATTGCTTTATGTCGGTGTTACACTAAATGTAATACGTAATCGCTGGAAACATCGTGTAGGTCTAGGACATGGAAAGGTGTCTGATATGAACAAGGCCATCAGAATTCATGGAAACTTCTCGGAGTATATTCCTTTTATTCTTTTATTAACTTATTTTGCTATCGAAAAACAGATGATCTCTATGACAGGAATTCATGTACTTCTTTCAGCACTTATTATCTCAAGAGTATCTCACTTTATTGGACTTACAAAAAGTGCTGGTACTTCATTTTATCGTTTTTTCGGTACCAGCGTTATTCTTATTGCTTTAATCGGTATCAGTATTATTTTATTACGTTAA
- the cmk gene encoding (d)CMP kinase: MTYSSVIAIDGPSGSGKSTVAKLLAKELGILYIDTGAMFRALAFAANEKGVDLHNHGAVESFLKDIKLEYGQADALVKVDGVDLSQKIREHHVSKLASIISQIPVVRTMLLDFQRYIADEKVCVMEGRDIGSVVFPNAFIKFFVTASIDIRAQRRFDQLIEKGQHDIDLEQLKRDVKKRDDKDMGREVAPLVKADDATLVDTSEMAIDKVISTLKENVQIRAKEVGIAL, translated from the coding sequence ATGACATATTCATCAGTTATTGCAATTGATGGCCCAAGTGGGAGCGGAAAATCAACAGTAGCTAAGTTGTTGGCCAAGGAGTTAGGTATTCTATATATCGACACTGGAGCTATGTTTCGCGCTTTAGCCTTTGCTGCAAATGAGAAGGGAGTCGATCTTCATAATCATGGTGCGGTAGAATCATTCTTAAAAGATATTAAACTTGAATACGGACAAGCTGATGCACTTGTAAAAGTGGATGGTGTTGATTTATCTCAAAAAATTAGAGAGCACCATGTTTCAAAACTTGCTTCAATCATTTCTCAAATTCCTGTTGTAAGGACAATGCTTTTAGATTTTCAACGCTATATTGCAGATGAAAAAGTATGTGTTATGGAAGGGCGTGATATTGGATCAGTTGTTTTTCCAAATGCATTCATTAAGTTCTTTGTTACTGCTTCAATCGATATTCGTGCTCAAAGAAGATTTGACCAATTAATTGAGAAAGGTCAGCACGATATTGATCTTGAACAACTAAAGCGTGATGTGAAAAAGCGTGATGATAAAGACATGGGTAGAGAAGTTGCTCCACTTGTAAAAGCGGATGATGCTACTCTTGTTGATACTAGTGAGATGGCCATTGATAAGGTTATTTCGACTCTAAAAGAAAACGTACAAATTCGCGCTAAAGAGGTTGGTATAGCGTTGTGA
- a CDS encoding bifunctional heptose 7-phosphate kinase/heptose 1-phosphate adenyltransferase yields the protein MTKLISPERFNAIITNLNTIKPILVVGDVGIDKYTSGVVNRISPEAPVPLLEVQKEWQKLGLSANVSENLKTLGVNSTLCGVMGDDANANVLEDLLEEAGLSTWGVVRCDERPTVFKERIVTDHQQICRIDYESKKPINADVEKRLVSRINELKENHGALILEDYSKGVLTESLISRLVSEFKESKSLIAVDPSRTTPPLYYKGVSLLKPNHLEAKLMANLLGYAGELQVEDIAEILVDKLELEKIIITLGARGMAMLDTLGDGKLHMIPTVANEVYDVSGAGDTTISLLVACLEAGASLEEAAWIANCGAGVVVGKVGTATVNLEELSNYYNVLKEKMK from the coding sequence ATGACAAAATTAATTTCACCTGAACGCTTTAATGCAATCATTACAAATCTTAACACGATTAAACCAATTCTCGTTGTGGGAGACGTGGGAATCGATAAATACACATCTGGTGTCGTCAATCGTATCTCACCTGAAGCACCTGTTCCACTTCTTGAAGTTCAAAAAGAATGGCAAAAACTAGGGCTTTCAGCAAACGTTTCGGAGAATTTAAAAACTCTTGGTGTTAACTCAACTTTATGTGGGGTTATGGGTGATGATGCTAATGCAAATGTTTTAGAAGATCTTCTTGAAGAAGCGGGGCTTTCAACTTGGGGAGTTGTTCGTTGTGATGAAAGACCAACTGTTTTCAAGGAAAGAATTGTAACAGATCATCAACAAATTTGTCGTATTGATTATGAGTCAAAGAAGCCTATTAATGCTGATGTTGAAAAAAGGTTAGTAAGTCGTATTAACGAACTCAAAGAAAATCATGGTGCTTTAATACTTGAAGATTATTCTAAAGGAGTGCTTACTGAATCTTTAATTTCACGTTTAGTTAGTGAGTTTAAAGAGTCAAAGAGCTTAATTGCTGTTGACCCTAGTCGCACAACTCCGCCGCTATATTATAAGGGTGTCTCACTTCTTAAACCAAACCATCTTGAAGCAAAGCTTATGGCCAATCTTCTAGGATATGCAGGGGAGCTTCAGGTTGAAGATATTGCTGAAATTCTAGTTGATAAACTGGAGTTAGAAAAAATTATTATTACTCTTGGTGCTCGTGGAATGGCCATGCTGGACACTCTTGGTGATGGTAAATTGCACATGATCCCAACTGTTGCCAACGAAGTCTATGATGTTTCTGGAGCAGGGGATACAACAATTTCTCTTCTTGTTGCCTGTCTTGAAGCAGGAGCAAGTCTTGAGGAAGCCGCTTGGATTGCTAACTGTGGAGCGGGTGTGGTTGTCGGAAAAGTTGGTACAGCTACAGTTAATCTTGAAGAGTTAAGCAATTACTACAATGTTTTAAAAGAGAAAATGAAGTAG
- a CDS encoding lytic transglycosylase domain-containing protein, which yields MKAPSERYSSHLEHFSTFCTNTKSWFTLGLCAFAVVLSFDFLWTPTSTNFRDLGILSSINSKNQNFTPYNSYNFKETNPFFKSLHLGFLSSIDKKTLEDTLIAHMEHPINVRAEKYISSLLHFAEQRQLDPLWVISIAWTESHFNPTAQSYVKAQGLMQIMPKTGVFLHKLLKRSLNQEDIIEILRVPHVNMELGVYYLSRLYKRFGLYRYATVAYNMGPGFVRQRLRFNRPVGTKNVYYDKVKKNYKKLLAAVETLNKRSRSLGVESILHKNNHQFDLDYYLGMDLVPSSDEKIAKKEISKSRLAKNS from the coding sequence ATGAAAGCACCGAGTGAGCGATATAGCTCGCATCTTGAACATTTTAGTACTTTTTGTACGAATACAAAATCATGGTTCACGCTAGGACTTTGTGCCTTTGCAGTCGTGCTTTCTTTCGACTTTTTATGGACACCGACAAGCACAAACTTCCGCGATCTTGGTATCCTTTCATCAATTAATTCAAAAAATCAAAATTTCACTCCTTATAATAGTTATAACTTTAAAGAAACGAATCCATTCTTTAAAAGCTTGCATCTAGGCTTTCTTTCATCAATTGATAAAAAGACGCTTGAGGATACTTTGATTGCTCATATGGAGCATCCAATAAACGTAAGAGCAGAGAAGTATATTTCTTCACTTCTACATTTTGCTGAACAAAGACAACTTGATCCATTATGGGTTATCTCTATTGCTTGGACTGAAAGTCATTTCAATCCAACTGCACAAAGTTATGTGAAGGCCCAAGGCCTAATGCAGATCATGCCTAAAACAGGGGTTTTTCTGCATAAGCTTTTAAAGAGATCCCTCAATCAAGAAGATATTATTGAGATTCTTCGTGTTCCTCACGTAAATATGGAATTAGGTGTCTATTATCTTAGTCGTCTTTATAAGAGATTTGGTCTTTATCGCTATGCGACGGTTGCCTATAATATGGGGCCAGGCTTTGTGAGGCAGCGTCTGCGTTTTAATCGTCCAGTTGGAACAAAGAATGTTTATTATGACAAGGTGAAGAAGAATTATAAAAAACTTCTGGCCGCTGTTGAGACTTTAAATAAACGTTCACGTTCACTTGGCGTTGAGTCAATTCTTCATAAGAATAACCACCAATTCGATCTTGATTACTACCTAGGGATGGATCTTGTTCCTAGTTCTGATGAAAAAATTGCTAAGAAAGAAATTTCTAAATCACGCTTAGCGAAAAACTCGTAA
- a CDS encoding CoA transferase, whose protein sequence is MSNTQGKPLAGKTIIDFSHRLPGPLAGKLLAGLGANVIKIEDSKFKDPFIYGLFAEMDNSFPKWYEELNECKTVKRFDFKSEEDIKEIQKLVFEADGIIMGIPGKIQDKLGISIKTIENTVKNSYGIVIPKASKEHMNHMHDLNALAMTGLLSLHLRNINSIEDVAPPFLPLAGINFGQKMAFDLLGAMFKAQETKDVQIIESYLYESTQEVFDAFWPKSIRETDHKFLHNGLYPCYNIYQTSDREFVVIACVEEKFWQSFKEAFKFDSTDDERFETSGEIHKRLKDLFYSMTAQDVRNTLGDLDICINVIK, encoded by the coding sequence ATGAGTAACACTCAAGGAAAGCCACTTGCCGGAAAAACAATTATAGATTTTTCACATCGACTACCAGGGCCTTTAGCAGGAAAACTTCTTGCGGGCCTTGGTGCAAATGTCATTAAAATTGAAGATTCAAAGTTCAAAGACCCATTCATATATGGACTATTCGCTGAAATGGATAACTCATTTCCAAAATGGTACGAAGAATTAAATGAGTGTAAAACAGTTAAACGCTTCGATTTTAAAAGTGAAGAAGATATTAAAGAGATTCAAAAGTTAGTATTTGAAGCAGATGGAATTATTATGGGAATTCCTGGCAAGATTCAAGATAAGCTTGGAATTTCGATTAAAACAATCGAAAATACTGTTAAGAACTCTTATGGAATTGTTATCCCAAAGGCATCAAAAGAGCATATGAATCATATGCACGATTTAAATGCTCTAGCAATGACGGGACTTCTAAGTCTCCACCTAAGAAATATCAATTCAATTGAAGATGTGGCCCCTCCATTCTTGCCACTAGCAGGTATTAACTTTGGCCAGAAAATGGCCTTTGATCTACTTGGAGCAATGTTTAAGGCACAAGAGACTAAAGATGTTCAAATCATTGAGTCTTATCTATATGAATCAACTCAAGAAGTTTTTGATGCTTTCTGGCCAAAATCAATTCGAGAAACTGATCATAAGTTCTTACACAACGGACTTTACCCTTGTTACAATATCTATCAAACAAGTGACCGTGAATTTGTCGTCATTGCATGTGTTGAAGAAAAATTTTGGCAATCTTTTAAAGAAGCATTTAAGTTTGATTCAACAGATGATGAAAGATTTGAAACAAGTGGAGAAATCCATAAGAGACTAAAAGATCTCTTCTATTCAATGACTGCCCAGGATGTTCGCAACACCCTAGGCGATCTTGATATTTGTATTAACGTAATAAAATAA
- the pheS gene encoding phenylalanine--tRNA ligase subunit alpha has product MIDKLNEAYGKFQTELETLSAQPDVLSLKSSYLGKKGAVSEILKSLKDATPEQRKEIGPVANEIKQNIEGLVAKKLSEIELAEINEKLSKNKIDITFTDAVKSKNNNHGGLHPRTLVQQEVEDIFLSMGFEVLDGPHVETEFYNFEALNIPGDHPARDMQDTFWFRDEKSPEGNKHLLRTHTSTIQVRGMMSRKPPFRFIAPGTVFRCERTDASHEMVFQQLEGMMVGKDISVSNLIYFMKEILTEIFKKDVEVRLRPGYFPFVEPGFELDIKCQVCSGKGCSVCKQVGWVELLPCGMVHPNVLRAGGIDPEEYNGFAFGLGLDRLVMMKYGIDDIRHLQSGDLRFNSQFKEY; this is encoded by the coding sequence ATGATTGATAAGCTAAATGAAGCTTATGGGAAGTTTCAAACAGAACTTGAAACACTAAGTGCACAGCCAGATGTACTTTCACTTAAGTCTAGTTACTTAGGGAAGAAGGGCGCTGTATCTGAAATTTTAAAGTCGCTTAAGGATGCTACTCCTGAGCAGAGAAAAGAAATTGGGCCAGTTGCCAATGAGATTAAGCAAAATATTGAAGGGCTTGTTGCAAAGAAGCTATCTGAGATTGAGCTTGCTGAAATTAATGAAAAGCTAAGTAAGAATAAAATCGATATTACTTTTACTGATGCAGTTAAGTCTAAGAATAATAATCACGGCGGACTTCACCCAAGAACTCTTGTGCAACAAGAAGTTGAAGATATTTTCTTATCAATGGGGTTTGAGGTTTTAGATGGCCCACATGTTGAAACAGAGTTTTATAACTTTGAGGCCCTAAATATTCCTGGTGATCACCCAGCTCGTGATATGCAAGATACTTTCTGGTTTAGAGATGAGAAATCTCCGGAAGGCAATAAACATCTTTTACGTACACACACTTCAACTATTCAAGTACGAGGTATGATGTCTCGTAAGCCACCATTCCGCTTCATTGCTCCTGGAACAGTATTTCGTTGTGAAAGAACTGATGCTTCTCACGAGATGGTATTTCAACAATTAGAAGGGATGATGGTAGGAAAAGATATTTCTGTATCAAACCTAATTTACTTCATGAAAGAAATTCTAACTGAGATCTTTAAGAAAGATGTCGAAGTAAGGCTTCGTCCTGGTTACTTCCCATTCGTTGAGCCAGGTTTTGAACTAGATATCAAATGCCAAGTTTGTAGCGGAAAAGGGTGTTCTGTTTGTAAACAAGTTGGTTGGGTAGAGCTTCTTCCATGTGGGATGGTTCATCCAAATGTTCTTAGAGCAGGTGGAATTGATCCTGAAGAATATAATGGTTTTGCATTTGGGCTTGGTTTAGATCGTCTTGTTATGATGAAGTACGGAATCGATGATATCCGCCACCTTCAGTCAGGTGATCTACGTTTTAACTCACAATTTAAAGAATATTAG
- a CDS encoding glycosyltransferase family 9 protein, translating into MKYLISRTDAIGQNILTMPMAQAIKEMDPNATVAIITSPTSVILYKDHPYIDKVYVLDKKRSYPFKVKKALQVFNEFKPDVYLYAGGSQTPNFVAWLKKVPFRGGHLAKWQANFTLNRGVRQIRSEVEGHETFYNIELLRDLDNFTNIEHREFIPEFNFTVNENDFNSFKELIKGEGLDPEKEMVFVHPGVSNDNLSWPAKNIATFIKRINGIYPNRFNFIISHIPSDLRYVNPVREELRDYDDQNIYYFNGKRRGIVNFLNILKHATLFIGPNSGATHMAAVLGVDLVGIFSPIKSQSSLRWKPKGDAQIKTVTPNVVCGESDKCAGMDCPYYDCMAKIEEDRVIEIAKSILNK; encoded by the coding sequence GTGAAATATTTAATCAGTCGCACAGATGCCATTGGTCAAAATATCTTAACGATGCCAATGGCCCAGGCCATAAAAGAAATGGATCCGAATGCGACTGTTGCTATAATCACATCTCCAACTTCTGTCATTCTCTATAAAGACCACCCTTATATCGACAAAGTTTACGTTCTTGATAAGAAGAGGTCATACCCATTTAAAGTAAAAAAAGCACTTCAGGTTTTTAATGAGTTTAAGCCAGATGTCTATCTCTATGCAGGTGGATCACAAACACCAAACTTTGTGGCCTGGCTAAAGAAAGTTCCTTTCCGTGGCGGACACCTTGCCAAGTGGCAGGCCAATTTCACTTTAAATCGTGGAGTTCGACAAATTCGCTCTGAAGTGGAAGGGCATGAAACTTTCTATAATATAGAGCTACTTCGTGATCTTGATAATTTTACTAATATAGAACATCGAGAATTCATCCCTGAGTTCAACTTTACTGTTAATGAGAATGATTTTAATTCATTTAAAGAGTTAATTAAGGGAGAAGGTCTTGATCCAGAAAAAGAAATGGTCTTTGTTCATCCTGGAGTTTCTAATGATAATTTGTCATGGCCGGCCAAGAATATTGCTACTTTCATAAAGCGTATAAATGGTATTTATCCTAATCGTTTTAATTTTATCATTTCTCATATTCCTTCAGATCTACGCTACGTAAATCCTGTTAGGGAAGAGCTTAGAGATTATGATGATCAGAATATCTATTACTTTAATGGCAAAAGACGTGGCATTGTTAACTTTCTAAATATTCTAAAACACGCTACACTTTTTATAGGACCTAACTCTGGGGCCACACATATGGCCGCTGTTCTTGGTGTTGATTTAGTTGGAATTTTTTCACCTATTAAAAGCCAATCGTCACTTAGGTGGAAACCTAAAGGGGATGCGCAGATCAAGACGGTCACTCCAAACGTAGTTTGTGGGGAGTCTGACAAGTGTGCCGGAATGGATTGTCCATACTATGACTGTATGGCAAAGATCGAAGAAGACAGAGTAATTGAAATTGCAAAATCAATTTTAAATAAATAA